AATCTGTCAATTAATCGAACAGACAGAAGAACATATCTCCCTTCAGGTAATGGCCGATCTTGCTGGTTTGAGTCAGTATCACTTTCATCGTCTGTTTAAGAAGGTTGTGGGGATTACACCTAAACAATATTTTATAGCGCATAGGGCAAAGCGAGTCCATCAAGTATTAGATCGAGAGATTACTATTACACAAGCCATCTATGAAGCCGGATTTGAGGCTAGCAGTAGTTTTTATCGCAAATCAACCGCAATTTTAGGCATGACTCCCACGAAGTACAAGAATGGCGCAAATGGGGTAGAAATTCGATATGCGATCGCCCAATCCTGGTTGGGTTTGATGCTAGTTGCTGCTACACCACATGGGATTTGTGCCATTTTCTTTGGGGATACACCAGAAGCATTGACAATCCAGCTTCAAAACCAATTTCCCAAAGCAGAATTTCACCAAAATGAACCCGAATTGAAAAATTGGGTACAGCAGGTACTTGCTTTTGTGGAAATACCTCAGTCAGAATTTAAATTACCTCTGGATATTCGAGGTACTGTCTTTCAACAACGAGTTTGGCAAGCCCTTCAAGAGATTCCACCTGGTAGCAGGGTTAGTTATGCAGATATAGCCAGCAAAATTGGTAATCCCAAAGCAGTTAGAGCCGTAGCGCAAGCTTGTGCGGCAAATCGGCTAGCAGTAGTAATTCCCTGTCATCGAGTTGTCAGAAGTGATGGGGATTTGAGTAGATATCGATGGGGATGCGATCGCAAACGCGCTTTGTTA
Above is a window of Merismopedia glauca CCAP 1448/3 DNA encoding:
- the ada gene encoding bifunctional DNA-binding transcriptional regulator/O6-methylguanine-DNA methyltransferase Ada; this translates as MMTNLTDIQRWEALVERNAKADGMFLYGVQTTGIYCRPNCPSRIPNRNNVAFFHTCDEAEKAGFRPCKRCQPQTISPQTQQIETISRICQLIEQTEEHISLQVMADLAGLSQYHFHRLFKKVVGITPKQYFIAHRAKRVHQVLDREITITQAIYEAGFEASSSFYRKSTAILGMTPTKYKNGANGVEIRYAIAQSWLGLMLVAATPHGICAIFFGDTPEALTIQLQNQFPKAEFHQNEPELKNWVQQVLAFVEIPQSEFKLPLDIRGTVFQQRVWQALQEIPPGSRVSYADIASKIGNPKAVRAVAQACAANRLAVVIPCHRVVRSDGDLSRYRWGCDRKRALLDRESR